In Brevinematia bacterium, one DNA window encodes the following:
- the rnpA gene encoding ribonuclease P protein component: protein MKNLGQEENDFSFPQKLHKIRYLRDFRKLLKDGSLSFLPFGFIRSLENERGILRVAVSISKRFSRKSTRRNRLKRVIVEMLRRNKNSLKGLDIWVFVNCRISEDEVLRELQKFLEHMKTTETS from the coding sequence ATGAAGAACTTAGGTCAAGAAGAAAATGATTTCTCTTTCCCTCAGAAGCTACACAAGATAAGATATCTTAGAGATTTTAGGAAGTTGCTGAAAGATGGAAGTCTAAGCTTTTTACCATTTGGATTCATAAGAAGCTTAGAAAACGAAAGGGGAATTTTAAGAGTTGCCGTTTCTATAAGCAAGAGATTTAGTAGAAAATCAACTAGGAGAAACAGACTAAAAAGGGTTATAGTAGAAATGTTAAGGAGAAACAAAAATTCTCTAAAAGGACTTGATATATGGGTTTTTGTAAACTGTAGAATTTCTGAAGACGAGGTTCTACGAGAGTTGCAAAAATTTCTTGAACACATGAAAACTACCGAAACTTCTTAG
- the hisIE gene encoding bifunctional phosphoribosyl-AMP cyclohydrolase/phosphoribosyl-ATP diphosphatase HisIE, translated as MVKVDFSIEDVKFDDRGLVPAIIQDVNTRIVLMLGYMNKEALAKTMETGRTWFWSRSRQRLWNKGETSGNYHDVVSISLDCDKDTLLVKVRPAGPTCHTGSYSCFDREEMSVSTSEIITEVYNVILERKAKMPEGSYVAKRMKEGLDKILKKVSEEAGEFIIASKNQSKKETVYELADLLFHSLLVLAYLDIPIEKLYEELRSRRK; from the coding sequence ATGGTGAAGGTAGATTTCTCTATTGAGGATGTTAAGTTTGATGATAGAGGCTTGGTTCCTGCAATAATTCAAGATGTTAACACACGGATAGTATTAATGCTTGGTTATATGAACAAAGAAGCTTTGGCTAAGACTATGGAGACTGGTAGAACTTGGTTTTGGAGTAGATCTAGACAAAGGTTGTGGAATAAAGGGGAAACTTCTGGAAACTACCATGATGTGGTTTCAATTTCCTTAGATTGCGATAAAGATACCTTGCTTGTTAAAGTTCGTCCAGCAGGTCCTACTTGCCATACGGGAAGCTATTCGTGTTTTGACAGAGAAGAAATGTCAGTTTCCACTTCTGAAATAATAACTGAGGTTTACAATGTTATTTTAGAGAGAAAAGCAAAAATGCCTGAAGGGTCATATGTTGCTAAAAGAATGAAAGAGGGACTTGATAAAATTTTGAAAAAAGTTTCCGAAGAAGCTGGAGAATTCATAATTGCTTCTAAGAACCAAAGTAAAAAGGAAACAGTATACGAACTGGCGGACTTGCTTTTCCACTCTCTTCTGGTTTTAGCTTATCTTGACATACCTATTGAAAAACTTTATGAAGAACTTAGGTCAAGAAGAAAATGA
- a CDS encoding MarR family transcriptional regulator, whose product MESICKLRRMFSAVYKLERDIKKRFGVTANEIMILCLLNALDLSAGELSKEIGVSGSRLSKVINSLEKGGYIVRRIDDKDKRKMIFSITSKGKRKVEEFAESKLEVPDIDIEKISNLIC is encoded by the coding sequence ATGGAGAGTATATGTAAATTAAGAAGAATGTTTTCAGCGGTTTATAAGCTTGAGAGAGATATAAAGAAGAGATTTGGTGTAACTGCAAATGAGATAATGATATTATGTCTTCTAAATGCTCTAGATCTTTCTGCTGGAGAGCTTTCAAAGGAAATAGGAGTATCGGGCTCAAGATTATCAAAGGTGATCAACTCTCTTGAGAAGGGTGGTTATATAGTGAGAAGGATTGATGACAAAGATAAAAGAAAGATGATATTTTCCATAACGAGCAAAGGTAAGAGGAAGGTTGAGGAGTTTGCTGAGTCCAAGCTTGAGGTCCCGGACATTGATATTGAGAAAATATCTAATTTAATATGTTGA
- a CDS encoding phosphoribosylanthranilate isomerase, with translation MKIKFCGFTRVEDVRFAMELGIDFQGFVFFKGSRRFITIESFDNIFKEVAGGNFVGVFVNEKEEIVLEVVKKYRIFAQLHGDETNEYVSRLLKEGVPVIKAFRIKSKDDVLRVKESVSEYILIDTFVEGMYGGTGRSLDFGIVDEILSKVENKKIFLSGGINIANIESIIRNFGKYLYAIDLSSGIEKEPGIKSHNLMKEVYDKFKILTSLR, from the coding sequence ATGAAGATAAAGTTTTGTGGATTTACCAGAGTAGAGGATGTCAGGTTTGCCATGGAACTCGGTATTGATTTCCAGGGTTTTGTATTTTTCAAAGGCAGTAGAAGATTCATCACCATAGAAAGTTTTGATAACATTTTCAAAGAGGTTGCTGGTGGGAATTTCGTTGGTGTTTTTGTAAATGAGAAAGAGGAAATCGTGCTGGAGGTAGTAAAAAAATACCGCATATTTGCTCAGCTACACGGCGACGAAACGAACGAATACGTATCCAGGCTTTTAAAAGAAGGGGTTCCTGTCATTAAAGCTTTCAGGATAAAGAGTAAGGATGATGTTCTAAGAGTAAAGGAAAGTGTTTCAGAGTATATTCTCATTGATACCTTTGTAGAAGGTATGTATGGCGGGACAGGTAGAAGCCTAGACTTCGGGATAGTTGATGAGATTCTATCTAAAGTGGAAAATAAAAAAATATTTCTATCAGGTGGAATAAACATAGCAAATATTGAGAGTATAATAAGAAACTTCGGAAAGTATCTATATGCTATAGATCTCTCAAGTGGTATAGAGAAAGAACCAGGAATTAAAAGTCACAATCTCATGAAAGAAGTTTATGATAAATTTAAGATTTTAACATCCCTAAGATAG